The following coding sequences are from one Rhodobiaceae bacterium window:
- the nudI gene encoding nucleoside triphosphatase NudI — MEKPELTHAIAVKVQIWRDGKLLIIKRAPDDDYYAGYWDVPGGSLHKGETIDAGLRRETREETGLEVSRIRPLTTWSHGEGDEFELGLSFLATADTDAVTLSDEHTEFAWADPASISDYDFPPNLEKEINWVIAKGWHRF; from the coding sequence ATGGAGAAGCCGGAGCTCACCCATGCCATCGCTGTCAAAGTGCAGATTTGGCGTGATGGAAAACTTCTCATCATCAAGCGTGCACCAGACGATGACTATTACGCGGGCTATTGGGATGTGCCCGGCGGTAGCCTGCATAAGGGTGAAACCATTGATGCCGGACTGCGCCGCGAAACACGGGAGGAAACTGGCCTCGAAGTCTCGCGCATTCGCCCGCTGACCACCTGGTCGCATGGCGAAGGAGACGAGTTCGAACTTGGTCTCTCATTTCTCGCAACTGCAGACACCGACGCCGTCACCCTGTCAGATGAACACACAGAATTTGCGTGGGCCGACCCAGCGAGCATCAGCGACTATGATTTTCCGCCCAACCTTGAGAAAGAAATCAATTGGGTCATTGCCAAAGGCTGGCACCGCTTCTGA
- a CDS encoding heparinase II/III-like protein, with product MTEAVGEKSQGSHPVPRRQERHILNPGNRLSDLTLAALRRTADLSLTAVYSTWPYRQTLRGPMPDTITYYPKDLRPGRVDKADALFQGRYDLPGGQVRTSGLSPFDVEAPSETWTEELHGFSWVRHFSAAGGNAARAHARGLVQSWIATSGQWHDIGWRPHVIGRRLTSWASNGALLMEESDLIYRSTLLRNMAKQARHLARTVMWAPAGEQRLTAAIGLAFSGLCLSEGGKRLRKGLDLVGHELTQQILPDGGHISRNPAAQLSILLDLVSLRDALIAQGQGVPQPIRNAVDRMMPMLRFFKHGDGKLALFNGADEGPDGAVEAALTEDDAKGKPFGFAPHSGYQRMSAGPTYVTVDTGPPPPGAYSHSAHAGCLSFEMSVGRCRLVTNCGATRILGADWHAASRATAAHSTLVLNDTSSARFTQGALSRILLGSRLMEGPARVESRRNESEDGIWLDAAHDGYRKLFGFVHRRRLFLSASGEDLRGEDSLTRAPDEPSKLMVPFKQAADDGDPAAFAIRFHLHPDARASLAHDKSNVLVLLPNGDGWQFRARVENGKSTIALEESVYLGAADRTRRSEQIVVTGEAFRDEANVHWAWRRLSTTGSAGKTEAEEPELPALPTELPGIPEETQGAPADSEKDTPEQSGQQDPE from the coding sequence ATGACAGAAGCTGTGGGCGAGAAATCTCAAGGGTCACACCCTGTTCCCCGCAGGCAGGAACGACACATCCTCAATCCGGGCAACCGATTGAGCGACCTCACCCTTGCAGCACTCCGCCGCACAGCAGACCTGAGCCTGACAGCAGTTTACAGCACCTGGCCCTATCGCCAGACACTGCGCGGGCCGATGCCCGACACCATCACCTATTACCCCAAAGACCTGCGCCCCGGACGCGTCGACAAAGCAGACGCCCTTTTTCAAGGTCGCTATGACCTGCCTGGTGGGCAGGTAAGAACAAGCGGCCTGTCACCATTCGACGTTGAAGCGCCGAGCGAAACATGGACAGAAGAACTCCATGGATTTTCCTGGGTGCGGCACTTCTCTGCAGCCGGTGGCAATGCCGCCCGCGCCCACGCAAGAGGGCTTGTGCAAAGCTGGATCGCAACATCCGGGCAATGGCATGATATTGGCTGGCGCCCCCATGTGATTGGCAGACGCCTGACATCCTGGGCCTCAAACGGCGCCCTGCTGATGGAAGAGTCCGACCTCATCTATCGCTCAACCCTGCTCCGCAACATGGCAAAGCAGGCGCGTCATCTGGCCCGGACGGTCATGTGGGCCCCTGCTGGCGAGCAACGTCTGACGGCCGCGATTGGCCTGGCCTTCTCAGGGCTTTGCCTATCAGAAGGTGGCAAGCGCCTGCGCAAAGGCCTCGACTTGGTGGGCCATGAACTTACCCAACAGATTTTGCCCGACGGGGGGCATATCAGTCGGAACCCTGCGGCCCAACTCTCCATCCTGCTCGATCTGGTCTCGCTCCGCGACGCCCTCATCGCCCAGGGCCAGGGCGTACCTCAGCCCATCCGGAATGCTGTTGATCGCATGATGCCCATGCTGCGCTTCTTCAAACATGGCGATGGCAAACTCGCCCTCTTTAATGGTGCTGACGAAGGGCCGGACGGCGCGGTAGAAGCCGCACTTACCGAAGATGACGCAAAGGGCAAACCCTTCGGCTTTGCGCCACACTCCGGCTATCAGCGCATGTCAGCAGGTCCCACCTATGTAACGGTGGATACGGGGCCCCCACCCCCTGGGGCCTATTCCCATTCCGCCCATGCAGGCTGCCTCTCCTTTGAAATGAGCGTCGGACGCTGCAGGCTCGTCACCAATTGCGGCGCCACACGTATTCTGGGCGCTGACTGGCATGCGGCAAGCCGCGCAACAGCCGCCCACTCGACCCTTGTGCTCAACGACACGTCCTCTGCCCGGTTCACGCAAGGCGCCCTGTCGCGCATCCTTCTGGGGTCGCGCCTCATGGAAGGGCCGGCCCGGGTCGAGAGCAGACGCAATGAGAGCGAAGACGGGATCTGGCTTGATGCCGCCCATGATGGCTACAGGAAACTCTTTGGTTTTGTTCATCGCCGCAGGCTGTTTCTAAGTGCAAGCGGAGAAGATCTGCGCGGCGAAGACAGCCTGACCCGCGCACCAGACGAACCGTCCAAACTCATGGTACCTTTCAAACAGGCGGCAGACGATGGCGATCCTGCCGCCTTTGCCATCCGCTTCCACCTACACCCAGACGCCCGCGCCTCGCTCGCCCACGACAAATCAAACGTCCTCGTTCTGCTGCCGAACGGCGACGGCTGGCAGTTCCGCGCCCGGGTTGAGAATGGAAAAAGCACTATCGCACTCGAAGAGAGCGTCTATTTGGGTGCGGCGGACCGAACCCGGCGCAGCGAACAGATCGTCGTTACCGGGGAAGCCTTTCGCGACGAAGCAAATGTGCATTGGGCCTGGCGCCGCCTGTCAACCACCGGAAGTGCCGGCAAAACCGAGGCTGAAGAACCTGAGCTGCCAGCCCTGCCAACGGAGCTGCCGGGCATTCCGGAAGAGACTCAAGGCGCCCCCGCTGACAGCGAAAAGGACACACCTGAGCAATCTGGGCAACAGGACCCGGAATAA
- the purH gene encoding bifunctional purine biosynthesis protein PurH → MPADIQPVRRALLSVSDKTGLIDFARALHEAGVDLVSTGGTSKAIADAGIPVKDVSDITNFPEMMDGRVKTLHPMVHGGLLAVRDDKGHVASMDEHGIGPIDLLAVNLYPFEETVAKGADYDTCVENIDIGGPAMIRAASKNHAYVNVIVDVADYDRVISEIQEKKGTSLDTRKALAQKAYARTAAYDAAISNWFATEIEEGAPAYRAIGGTLKQTLRYGENPHQAASFYVTGENRPGVATATQLQGKELSYNNINDTDAAFELVGEFDPKLAPAVAIIKHANPCGVATSGSLAEAYRKALACDPVSAFGGIIALNQTLDGETAEEIAKIFTEVIIAPDADENARKIIGGKKNLRLLTTGGLPDARTPGLFVKTVAGGFLAQTRDNGVIDDLELKVVTKRAPSDQELADLKFAFRVCKHVKSNAIIYVKDGATVGIGAGQMSRVDSARIAARKAEDAAEAAGLSEPLTKGSAVASDAFFPFADGLLSAAEAGATCVIQPGGSMRDDEVIAAADEKGLAMVMTGMRHFRH, encoded by the coding sequence ATGCCCGCCGATATCCAACCCGTCCGCCGCGCCCTTCTTTCCGTTTCCGACAAAACAGGCCTCATTGATTTCGCACGTGCGTTGCACGAAGCTGGCGTCGACCTGGTTTCTACCGGTGGGACATCAAAGGCCATCGCTGATGCAGGCATTCCGGTGAAGGACGTGTCCGACATCACCAATTTCCCGGAAATGATGGATGGTCGGGTAAAAACGCTCCACCCTATGGTTCACGGCGGCCTGCTCGCAGTCCGCGACGACAAGGGGCATGTGGCCTCCATGGATGAACATGGCATAGGGCCCATTGATCTACTGGCGGTCAATCTCTACCCGTTCGAAGAAACCGTCGCCAAGGGTGCCGACTACGACACCTGCGTGGAGAACATCGACATTGGCGGCCCTGCCATGATCCGAGCAGCCTCCAAGAACCACGCCTATGTGAACGTCATTGTCGATGTCGCCGACTATGACCGGGTGATCTCGGAGATCCAGGAGAAGAAAGGCACAAGCCTCGACACACGCAAAGCGCTTGCGCAAAAAGCGTATGCCCGGACCGCCGCCTATGACGCGGCCATCTCCAACTGGTTTGCGACAGAGATTGAAGAAGGCGCGCCCGCCTACCGCGCAATCGGCGGCACCCTGAAGCAGACCCTGCGCTATGGCGAGAACCCACATCAGGCCGCGAGCTTCTATGTGACCGGCGAAAACCGTCCGGGTGTCGCAACCGCCACGCAGCTGCAGGGGAAAGAACTTTCCTACAACAACATCAATGATACCGACGCCGCCTTTGAGCTGGTCGGCGAATTCGATCCAAAACTCGCCCCAGCCGTTGCCATCATCAAACACGCCAACCCATGTGGTGTCGCGACATCAGGCAGCCTCGCTGAAGCCTACCGCAAGGCACTCGCCTGTGATCCAGTTTCCGCGTTTGGCGGCATTATTGCGCTGAACCAGACATTGGATGGCGAGACAGCTGAAGAGATTGCAAAGATCTTCACCGAGGTCATCATCGCGCCAGACGCGGACGAAAACGCCCGCAAGATTATCGGTGGGAAAAAGAACCTGCGACTTCTAACCACCGGTGGTTTGCCGGACGCACGCACACCGGGCCTCTTTGTGAAAACTGTCGCCGGGGGCTTCCTCGCGCAGACCCGTGACAATGGTGTCATTGACGATCTGGAACTGAAAGTCGTCACCAAACGCGCGCCAAGTGATCAAGAGCTCGCTGATCTCAAATTTGCTTTCCGCGTCTGCAAACACGTGAAGTCAAACGCCATCATCTATGTGAAGGACGGCGCGACCGTCGGCATCGGTGCAGGCCAGATGAGCCGCGTGGACAGTGCTCGCATCGCCGCCCGCAAAGCAGAAGATGCCGCAGAAGCAGCCGGTCTTTCTGAACCGCTCACCAAAGGCTCTGCGGTGGCGTCCGATGCTTTCTTCCCCTTCGCAGACGGGCTTCTGTCAGCCGCGGAAGCAGGTGCGACCTGTGTGATCCAGCCCGGCGGCTCTATGCGCGATGATGAAGTGATCGCCGCCGCAGACGAAAAAGGTCTCGCCATGGTCATGACCGGCATGCGCCACTTCCGTCACTAA
- a CDS encoding vacuole effluxer Atg22 like protein → MAELGTDLVGERSTERNAVGGPVASRAGQFSWAFFDWANQPYFTLITTFIFAPYFAAGFVGDPVQGQVLWGYTQSIAGLAIAIGSPLLGAVADQTGSRKPWLGFFSIIFVIGSVLLWTALPGAPGGPAFVMAAVVCAALGMEFALVFYNAMLPTLVPEKRMGALSGFGWGIGYVGGLAALFFVLMFLVADAESGVTMIGIEPLFGLDPVMREAERFTGPLAALWYTVFSLPIFLLTPDSPRTPVKARAAVSAGLVQLKATFLKLRSYKNIGLFLVARMTYYDGLSAIFAFGGIYAAGTFGWGIQELGVFGIVLSIFAALGAFLGGWMDDRFGSKRTILVSVAGLVLGTLASVSITADTIFFFFAVPPPVPGGGPFMSVGEQVYMAAGVLIGISGGPAQAASRTFMARLAPKDMMTEFFGLYALSGKATSFVAPFVIALATAAANSQRAGLFVVVAFLLVGFLLLLPVREERTPA, encoded by the coding sequence GTGGCAGAGTTGGGGACAGATTTGGTCGGGGAGCGGAGCACCGAGCGTAATGCGGTTGGGGGACCAGTGGCATCGCGTGCGGGACAGTTCAGCTGGGCATTTTTTGATTGGGCCAATCAGCCTTATTTCACGCTGATCACCACCTTCATTTTTGCTCCCTATTTCGCAGCCGGTTTTGTCGGTGATCCTGTCCAGGGCCAGGTGCTGTGGGGCTACACACAGTCGATTGCAGGCCTGGCGATCGCCATCGGGTCTCCACTGCTTGGCGCGGTGGCTGACCAGACAGGGTCTCGTAAACCCTGGCTCGGCTTCTTTTCGATCATATTTGTTATCGGTTCCGTGCTTTTGTGGACAGCGCTTCCCGGTGCTCCTGGCGGCCCCGCTTTTGTGATGGCGGCAGTTGTGTGTGCGGCGCTCGGCATGGAATTTGCGCTCGTCTTCTATAATGCGATGTTGCCGACGCTCGTCCCTGAAAAGCGCATGGGTGCTCTTTCTGGCTTTGGATGGGGTATCGGCTATGTTGGGGGCCTTGCCGCCCTGTTCTTTGTCCTCATGTTCCTTGTTGCCGATGCTGAAAGTGGTGTCACCATGATTGGCATTGAACCACTCTTCGGACTTGATCCTGTCATGCGGGAGGCAGAACGGTTCACTGGGCCGCTCGCCGCACTCTGGTACACGGTCTTTTCCTTACCGATCTTTCTTCTGACACCGGACAGCCCGCGGACGCCGGTTAAAGCACGCGCAGCCGTCAGCGCTGGCCTCGTCCAACTTAAAGCGACTTTCCTGAAGCTTCGGTCTTACAAAAATATCGGCCTCTTTCTCGTCGCGCGGATGACCTATTATGACGGCTTATCCGCCATATTTGCTTTTGGTGGGATTTACGCTGCCGGGACTTTCGGCTGGGGAATCCAGGAGCTGGGCGTTTTCGGTATCGTGCTTTCCATCTTTGCGGCACTGGGGGCGTTTCTCGGCGGTTGGATGGATGATCGTTTTGGGTCGAAGCGAACCATTCTTGTTTCTGTCGCTGGGCTTGTGTTGGGAACGCTTGCGTCGGTTTCCATCACCGCCGACACGATCTTCTTCTTTTTCGCAGTCCCGCCCCCCGTGCCAGGTGGTGGCCCCTTTATGAGTGTGGGGGAGCAGGTCTACATGGCAGCTGGGGTTCTGATCGGTATCAGTGGCGGTCCGGCGCAGGCGGCCAGTCGGACCTTTATGGCGCGCCTGGCTCCTAAAGACATGATGACTGAGTTTTTCGGTCTCTATGCCCTCTCTGGCAAGGCGACGAGCTTTGTCGCTCCCTTTGTTATCGCGTTGGCAACCGCGGCAGCCAACAGTCAGCGCGCTGGCCTCTTTGTTGTTGTGGCTTTTCTTTTGGTCGGCTTCCTGCTGCTTCTGCCGGTGCGTGAAGAACGCACGCCTGCCTAA
- the rpe gene encoding ribulose-phosphate 3-epimerase, whose amino-acid sequence MANPVKISPSILAADFARLGEEVSAISTAGADYIHIDVMDGHFVPNITIGPDVVKALKPHSDKPFDVHLMIAPVDPYVDAFADAGADIITFHPEAGAHVHRTVQMIKARGLKAGLSLNPATPVGVLDEILEDLDLVLVMSVNPGFGGQSFIESQLRKIETIRKRIEETGKQIELEVDGGVNFDTAPKVISAGADVLVAGTATFKGGPSAYAENIATLRKRP is encoded by the coding sequence ATGGCAAATCCTGTAAAAATTTCCCCGTCAATCCTGGCAGCAGATTTCGCGCGTCTCGGCGAAGAGGTGAGCGCCATCTCAACAGCGGGCGCTGACTACATCCATATCGACGTGATGGACGGTCACTTCGTACCCAACATCACCATCGGACCCGATGTCGTCAAAGCGTTGAAACCACACTCCGACAAACCGTTTGATGTGCATCTGATGATCGCGCCGGTTGATCCTTATGTCGACGCTTTCGCTGACGCTGGCGCAGACATTATTACATTCCACCCGGAAGCCGGTGCACACGTTCACCGGACCGTGCAGATGATTAAGGCACGGGGATTGAAAGCCGGGCTGTCGCTTAATCCCGCGACACCTGTCGGCGTGCTGGACGAAATTCTCGAAGACCTCGATCTGGTTTTGGTGATGAGTGTGAACCCCGGCTTTGGCGGACAATCCTTCATTGAAAGTCAGCTTCGCAAGATTGAAACGATCCGTAAGCGGATTGAAGAGACTGGCAAACAGATCGAGCTGGAAGTCGACGGCGGCGTAAATTTTGACACGGCCCCTAAAGTCATCTCTGCTGGCGCCGACGTTCTTGTCGCGGGCACTGCAACATTCAAGGGTGGTCCTTCCGCCTATGCTGAAAACATTGCGACATTGCGCAAGCGGCCGTAA
- the rsmB gene encoding ribosomal RNA small subunit methyltransferase B — translation MASKTPTRSKQNGRSKQDGTGARRAAAAVLQSVLEKGETLETALNRELSAKDLANHPSDRAFARAIATTALRRLGQIDAVLDSMLDKTLPERAAFAMALLRGGAAELLFLGSAAHAAVNCAVELTNTNQHTRPYRGLMNAILRRITREGADMIKVQEDAGEAGMANTPYWAWASWEVAYGAETAGAIADAHLAEPPLDLSVKTDPDGWAKTLGGTHLQTGSIRLSHPGRIEELQGYTDGEWWVQDAAAALPHKLLGDVTGEEVLDLCAAPGGKTLALAAAGAKVTAVDRAGGRLERLKENLTRTRLSADIVKADLTDWGPGRKWKKILLDAPCSATGTARRHPDVLRSKKGEDIASLAPVQATLLAKSAEWLEPGGTLIYCTCSLEPLEGPAQAALFLKNNPAFKRVPITPDEIGGLSECITPAGDLRTLPCHLGDQGGMDGFYAVRLTLAG, via the coding sequence ATGGCATCCAAGACACCAACAAGATCAAAGCAGAACGGCCGATCAAAACAGGATGGAACCGGCGCCCGGCGTGCGGCAGCAGCGGTGCTCCAATCTGTATTGGAGAAGGGTGAAACGTTGGAAACAGCCCTCAATAGGGAACTCAGCGCCAAAGACCTGGCAAACCACCCAAGCGACCGGGCATTTGCCCGCGCGATCGCCACCACGGCACTCAGACGCCTCGGACAGATCGACGCTGTTCTAGATTCCATGCTTGATAAAACACTGCCTGAGCGGGCGGCCTTTGCCATGGCGCTCCTTCGTGGGGGCGCTGCCGAGCTCCTTTTTCTAGGCTCCGCCGCCCATGCTGCCGTGAACTGTGCCGTTGAACTGACCAACACCAATCAACACACCCGGCCCTATCGAGGGCTGATGAATGCCATCCTGCGCCGCATTACCCGCGAGGGTGCTGATATGATCAAGGTCCAGGAGGACGCCGGCGAGGCCGGCATGGCCAATACTCCCTACTGGGCGTGGGCCTCCTGGGAGGTTGCCTATGGAGCCGAGACCGCTGGCGCCATCGCCGATGCACACTTGGCCGAACCCCCGCTCGATCTTTCGGTGAAAACCGACCCTGACGGATGGGCGAAAACCTTAGGCGGGACACACCTGCAAACAGGAAGCATCCGCCTCTCCCACCCGGGGCGAATTGAGGAACTGCAAGGTTACACAGATGGCGAATGGTGGGTGCAGGACGCCGCTGCAGCCCTTCCTCACAAGCTTCTGGGAGATGTCACCGGCGAAGAAGTGCTTGATCTCTGCGCCGCACCTGGCGGCAAAACGCTGGCTCTTGCTGCTGCTGGTGCCAAAGTCACCGCGGTTGATCGCGCCGGCGGGCGGTTGGAACGTCTAAAAGAAAATCTCACCCGCACCAGGCTCAGCGCCGATATCGTGAAAGCCGATCTGACAGATTGGGGCCCCGGCCGAAAGTGGAAAAAGATCCTCCTGGATGCCCCCTGCTCAGCAACCGGCACCGCCAGACGCCATCCAGACGTTCTGCGCTCAAAGAAGGGGGAGGACATAGCAAGCCTCGCCCCCGTCCAGGCAACCTTGCTGGCAAAATCAGCTGAGTGGCTGGAGCCAGGAGGGACGCTGATCTACTGCACGTGCTCCCTTGAACCGCTGGAGGGCCCGGCTCAGGCTGCTCTCTTCCTCAAGAACAATCCGGCTTTCAAGCGGGTCCCCATTACACCAGATGAGATTGGTGGCCTGTCGGAATGCATCACGCCAGCGGGTGATTTGCGCACCCTTCCCTGCCACCTGGGTGATCAGGGCGGCATGGACGGTTTCTATGCGGTCCGCCTTACTTTAGCCGGGTAG
- a CDS encoding vacuole effluxer Atg22 like protein, with the protein MSDQQDEPVRVQVPGEASAQLLSAVGGEPADTRGQISWATFEWARNPYVILITIYIFAPYFSGHVVGDPVRGQAIWGNINAIGGFVIALLGPLLGAIADSGGRRKPWIVSFVAIMAFATFSMWFALPMDGGIGILGAALLVIIANVAFEFSAVFHNSMLPYVAPHNKVAGLSGLGLALGNLSSLLILIFMLIAFMLPGVVDWSFVPEIAMFGLDVSAFENSRISGPIAALWMVLFSLPLILFTPDSAPSGANAKDAVRNGLRSVVRTVKGLKHYRNVALYLFARMFYNDGKTAVLIFGGVYAAGVFQWGPLTLTIYGVVLSIFAVAGGFLGGWLDNTFGSRNAILISIGGTSLGLLLAVSMTPNEIFFVPYDAAGAEPIWSLPFFSTVPELAYVSVVILIAVFITAAYANSRTMLARIAPPEKMSEFFGLYALSGTATAFLGPLLVGVATALSESQRVGFGSVLLLLVGGMALMLFVKEERAELAEADRRD; encoded by the coding sequence TTGAGTGATCAACAGGATGAGCCGGTACGTGTTCAGGTGCCGGGCGAAGCGAGTGCGCAACTTCTCTCCGCCGTTGGTGGAGAGCCGGCTGACACGAGAGGCCAGATTTCCTGGGCAACGTTTGAGTGGGCGCGCAATCCATATGTGATCCTCATTACGATCTATATTTTTGCCCCCTATTTTTCGGGTCATGTGGTTGGCGATCCTGTTCGCGGGCAGGCGATCTGGGGAAACATCAATGCCATTGGCGGATTTGTCATCGCATTGCTCGGGCCGTTGCTCGGTGCGATTGCCGATAGTGGCGGGCGCCGGAAACCGTGGATCGTCTCTTTTGTTGCGATCATGGCATTTGCCACGTTTTCCATGTGGTTCGCGTTGCCGATGGATGGCGGCATTGGCATTTTGGGCGCGGCGCTGCTTGTCATCATCGCAAATGTTGCTTTTGAGTTTTCTGCCGTCTTCCATAACTCGATGCTTCCCTATGTAGCGCCGCACAATAAGGTTGCCGGTCTGTCGGGCCTTGGCCTGGCGCTTGGAAACTTGAGCTCCCTCCTCATCCTTATCTTTATGCTGATTGCCTTCATGCTGCCGGGCGTTGTGGATTGGAGTTTTGTGCCTGAGATCGCGATGTTTGGTCTGGATGTTTCGGCCTTTGAGAACAGTCGCATCTCGGGGCCGATTGCTGCTCTTTGGATGGTTTTGTTTTCTCTACCGCTAATCCTCTTCACGCCGGATTCTGCACCGAGTGGAGCGAATGCGAAAGATGCGGTGCGTAACGGGCTGCGGTCAGTTGTGCGTACGGTCAAAGGACTGAAGCACTACCGAAACGTCGCGCTCTACCTTTTTGCCCGCATGTTTTACAATGACGGGAAGACAGCGGTGCTTATCTTTGGTGGTGTTTATGCAGCGGGTGTATTTCAGTGGGGTCCGCTGACGCTCACCATTTACGGCGTGGTTCTTTCAATCTTCGCGGTCGCAGGCGGTTTCCTGGGCGGCTGGCTCGACAATACGTTTGGGTCACGTAACGCCATCCTCATCTCTATTGGGGGCACGTCGCTTGGTCTTTTGCTGGCGGTCTCTATGACCCCCAATGAAATTTTCTTTGTGCCCTATGACGCGGCAGGGGCAGAACCGATATGGTCGCTTCCCTTTTTCTCCACGGTTCCTGAATTGGCCTATGTGAGTGTGGTGATCCTGATCGCTGTTTTTATCACTGCTGCTTATGCCAACTCTCGCACGATGCTGGCGCGGATTGCGCCGCCAGAAAAGATGTCCGAATTTTTCGGGCTCTACGCTTTGTCTGGGACTGCGACGGCATTTCTCGGCCCGCTGCTCGTTGGTGTCGCCACCGCGCTCTCAGAAAGCCAGCGGGTGGGTTTTGGGTCGGTGCTCTTGCTGCTCGTAGGCGGTATGGCGCTGATGCTCTTTGTCAAAGAAGAGCGGGCTGAGCTTGCGGAAGCAGACCGGCGAGACTAG
- a CDS encoding hypothetical protein (protease HtpX homolog): MNMTKTAILLAAMTALFMGIGFMIGGEAGAAIAFLIAAGMNVFAYWNSDKMVLRMHGAREVTERDAPNYVRLVQRLAENAKLPMPRTYIIETAQPNAFATGRNPENAAVAATTGLLNMLTPEELAGVMAHELAHIKNRDTLTMTVTATLAGAISMLANFALFFGNNRNNAGGLIGTLAIMILAPMAAALVQMAISRTREYSADQLGAEICGRPMWLASALQRIESGASRIDNDAAERNPATAHMFIINPLHAHKRDSLFSTHPATTNRVAKLKAMAGMAPKEGPWG; encoded by the coding sequence ATGAACATGACAAAGACCGCGATCCTTCTCGCCGCAATGACGGCGCTCTTCATGGGGATTGGGTTCATGATCGGCGGGGAAGCAGGTGCTGCCATCGCATTTCTCATTGCCGCAGGCATGAATGTCTTTGCCTATTGGAATTCAGACAAAATGGTGCTGCGCATGCATGGCGCGCGCGAAGTGACCGAAAGAGACGCGCCAAACTATGTTCGCCTCGTTCAACGCCTGGCTGAAAACGCCAAGCTCCCCATGCCACGCACCTATATTATTGAAACAGCTCAACCAAATGCTTTCGCGACCGGCCGAAATCCCGAAAACGCCGCAGTCGCTGCAACAACTGGCTTGCTCAACATGCTGACGCCGGAAGAGCTGGCGGGTGTCATGGCCCATGAGCTTGCACATATCAAGAACCGCGACACGCTCACCATGACCGTTACCGCCACCCTTGCCGGCGCCATTTCCATGTTGGCAAACTTCGCTCTCTTCTTTGGCAACAATCGGAACAATGCAGGCGGGCTCATCGGCACCCTCGCCATTATGATCTTGGCCCCTATGGCCGCTGCGCTTGTGCAAATGGCCATCAGCCGCACGCGGGAATACAGCGCCGATCAATTAGGGGCCGAAATATGTGGACGTCCCATGTGGCTTGCATCCGCTCTTCAACGCATTGAGAGCGGTGCGAGCCGCATCGACAATGATGCAGCCGAGCGGAACCCAGCTACTGCCCACATGTTCATCATCAACCCGCTCCATGCCCATAAGCGCGACAGCTTGTTCTCAACACACCCGGCGACAACCAACCGCGTGGCAAAGCTGAAAGCAATGGCAGGCATGGCACCTAAAGAGGGGCCTTGGGGCTAA
- the yegE gene encoding putative diguanylate cyclase YegE, with amino-acid sequence MSGHDDFVFRDLFNHSFDAQWVLSADMHIEHANAAAVSLTGYEVEELVGQPLSLLLPPKIAKSHDTYVAHYHKHGETQGVLGRPRRFEILARDGSLIPIQLKAFRLGGADDKRRFGATMVDLRAQVLLEKEQLQTMAQLKRLALIDPLTELWNRRAFDDALDRQCALISRHHSAAALAMIDIDHFKQVNDTYGHAAGDRVLQQLAAHLKKIVRKEDMCARLGGEEFGILMPACDLRSAAIVIERALQRVATDRFDLDDGRTVSISFSAGIAAIETDAVADALVEHADAAMYQAKKNGRARVEMWVPETGAASASA; translated from the coding sequence ATGTCTGGTCATGACGATTTCGTCTTTCGCGATTTGTTCAATCACTCGTTTGATGCGCAGTGGGTGCTCAGTGCCGATATGCATATCGAGCACGCAAACGCAGCTGCGGTTTCGCTCACAGGCTATGAGGTGGAGGAGCTGGTGGGCCAGCCATTGTCTCTCCTATTGCCTCCCAAGATTGCCAAATCGCATGACACATATGTGGCGCACTATCACAAGCATGGTGAGACCCAAGGGGTATTGGGGCGGCCCCGGAGGTTTGAAATTTTGGCGCGGGACGGATCGCTCATCCCAATTCAACTGAAGGCATTTCGCCTCGGCGGAGCGGATGATAAGCGCAGGTTCGGCGCGACCATGGTTGATTTACGTGCGCAGGTGCTTCTTGAAAAGGAACAGCTTCAGACGATGGCGCAGCTTAAACGGCTTGCGCTCATTGATCCGTTAACGGAGTTATGGAATCGTCGGGCGTTTGATGATGCACTTGATCGACAATGTGCGCTGATTTCTCGTCATCACAGTGCCGCGGCGCTTGCGATGATTGATATCGACCATTTTAAGCAGGTCAATGATACCTATGGTCATGCGGCAGGCGACAGGGTCCTACAACAGCTGGCAGCGCATTTGAAGAAGATTGTGCGAAAAGAAGACATGTGCGCGCGCCTTGGAGGTGAGGAGTTTGGTATTCTGATGCCAGCCTGTGATCTGCGTTCGGCTGCTATTGTCATAGAGCGGGCGCTGCAGCGGGTGGCGACGGATCGTTTTGATCTGGATGATGGCCGCACCGTCTCCATCAGCTTCAGTGCCGGGATTGCGGCGATTGAGACGGACGCCGTTGCAGATGCTTTGGTTGAGCATGCGGATGCGGCTATGTATCAAGCGAAGAAGAATGGGCGCGCCCGCGTCGAGATGTGGGTGCCGGAAACCGGCGCCGCTTCTGCGAGCGCTTAG